From Haloglomus litoreum, the proteins below share one genomic window:
- a CDS encoding LpxD N-terminal domain-containing protein, producing the protein MASTTVARYLDAPHVGEPTRLDDIESLGAAGPRDLAFSVHADAAPVEATHAGAVICRPSVGHLADRTLIHHDRPQLAFVRAAREFLAPPPEPTIHPSATVGDGATVGRDCHVGPGAHVDDCVTLEDGASVGAGAVIGTPGFGYQRDGAGDLHHQPHVGEVVVEAGATVGPNCVVDRAVFDRTVVGRGAKLSGGVHLAHQAQVGPRTTLAFGSGLAGGATLGERVTVHPGVTVATDVVVGDGAELGMHATVLDDVPPDTRVVGSPARAVGAAAEGP; encoded by the coding sequence GTGGCCTCCACGACGGTCGCGCGGTACCTCGATGCGCCGCACGTGGGCGAGCCGACCCGCCTCGACGACATCGAATCGCTGGGTGCCGCCGGACCACGCGACCTCGCGTTCTCCGTCCACGCGGACGCGGCACCGGTCGAGGCCACGCACGCGGGCGCGGTCATCTGCCGGCCGTCGGTCGGCCACCTGGCGGACCGGACACTGATCCACCACGACCGTCCGCAGCTGGCCTTCGTCCGCGCCGCCCGCGAGTTCCTCGCGCCCCCGCCCGAGCCGACCATCCACCCGAGCGCGACGGTCGGCGACGGCGCCACCGTCGGTCGCGACTGCCACGTCGGACCCGGGGCCCACGTCGACGACTGCGTGACGCTGGAGGACGGCGCCAGCGTCGGCGCCGGGGCCGTCATCGGGACGCCAGGCTTCGGCTACCAGCGCGACGGGGCGGGGGACCTCCACCACCAGCCACACGTCGGCGAGGTCGTGGTCGAGGCCGGCGCGACCGTCGGTCCGAACTGCGTCGTCGACCGGGCCGTCTTCGACCGGACGGTCGTCGGGCGGGGCGCCAAACTCAGCGGCGGTGTCCACCTCGCACACCAGGCCCAAGTCGGCCCGCGGACGACGCTGGCGTTCGGGAGTGGCCTGGCCGGCGGGGCGACGCTGGGCGAGCGGGTCACCGTCCACCCGGGCGTCACCGTCGCCACGGACGTCGTCGTCGGCGACGGCGCGGAACTGGGGATGCACGCGACGGTGCTCGACGACGTACCGCCGGACACGCGGGTCGTCGGCTCGCCGGCGCGGGCCGTGGGCGCGGCAGCCGAGGGGCCCTGA
- a CDS encoding Gfo/Idh/MocA family protein yields MTLRTAVVGGGAVSDIHLSGVAKNPRTELVAICDVDEVTAREKALEYGILPYTDLDDLLASEDLDWLHLCTPVATHLPLAETIIEAGVPILIEKPVTDTAAEAEQLRALARQHGVPVAVVRNHRFTSAMREATAAVEAGDLGEVRAVEVTYTGNTWPDEVNRGSWTFDLPGGEFEEGIPHPIYLALGAGGFPVDEASVQAVTSRHGAYEQGFSYDGLSIQYPTAEETLCGVTVLAGAVPQRTVDIHGTDASLVVDQVSGTVVRLNRDYKASPLARLRNDLDRAAGRLRGTVENVRDAVTARRHDDWDHQRLRNPHYYQFDREAARLLAGEDPLVPLDDGVWTLRLMEAVREAAGRERTDQAADADVRTAEGTAEATIPEPPDN; encoded by the coding sequence ATGACACTCCGCACTGCAGTCGTCGGTGGGGGCGCGGTCTCGGACATCCACCTCTCCGGAGTCGCGAAGAACCCCCGGACGGAGCTGGTCGCCATCTGTGACGTGGACGAGGTGACCGCCCGGGAGAAGGCACTCGAGTACGGCATCCTGCCGTACACGGACCTGGACGACCTGCTGGCGTCCGAGGACCTCGACTGGCTCCACCTCTGTACGCCGGTCGCGACCCACCTGCCGCTGGCCGAGACGATCATCGAGGCGGGCGTCCCCATCCTCATCGAGAAGCCCGTGACGGACACGGCCGCGGAGGCCGAACAGCTCCGCGCCCTCGCACGTCAACACGGGGTCCCCGTCGCGGTCGTCCGGAACCACCGGTTCACGTCGGCCATGCGGGAGGCGACGGCGGCGGTCGAGGCCGGCGACCTCGGCGAGGTACGTGCCGTCGAGGTGACCTACACGGGGAACACCTGGCCGGACGAGGTGAACCGGGGGTCGTGGACCTTCGACCTCCCAGGTGGCGAGTTCGAGGAGGGCATCCCGCACCCCATCTACCTCGCACTCGGCGCCGGCGGCTTCCCGGTCGACGAGGCCAGCGTGCAGGCGGTCACCAGCCGTCACGGGGCGTACGAGCAGGGGTTCAGCTACGACGGCCTGTCGATCCAGTACCCGACCGCCGAGGAGACCCTCTGTGGGGTGACCGTCCTGGCGGGCGCGGTGCCCCAGCGCACGGTCGACATCCACGGCACGGACGCCTCGCTGGTCGTCGACCAGGTCTCCGGGACCGTCGTTCGCCTGAACCGCGACTACAAGGCCTCGCCGCTGGCCCGGCTCCGGAACGACCTCGACCGGGCGGCCGGGCGGCTCCGTGGGACCGTCGAGAACGTCCGTGACGCGGTGACCGCGCGCCGGCACGACGACTGGGACCACCAGCGCCTGCGGAACCCCCACTACTACCAGTTCGACCGCGAGGCCGCGCGCCTCCTGGCCGGCGAGGACCCGCTCGTCCCGCTGGACGACGGGGTGTGGACGCTCCGGCTGATGGAAGCGGTCCGCGAGGCGGCGGGTCGCGAGCGGACCGACCAGGCCGCGGATGCCGACGTCCGGACCGCCGAGGGCACCGCGGAGGCCACGATTCCGGAGCCGCCGGACAACTGA
- a CDS encoding HalOD1 output domain-containing protein yields the protein MNERRSTTDGSHGGNSPTGHVFEAGEQPVAEAVVEATSTVTGRDPLDMEPLFDVVDPDALETLVAGPAGSAGVSVSFQFEGRQITVQRGGRIHIADG from the coding sequence ATGAACGAACGAAGGTCGACCACTGATGGGTCTCACGGGGGGAATTCTCCGACCGGTCACGTATTCGAGGCAGGCGAGCAACCGGTTGCCGAAGCCGTCGTCGAGGCCACATCGACGGTGACCGGGCGGGACCCGCTCGACATGGAGCCGCTGTTCGACGTGGTCGACCCCGACGCCCTGGAGACCCTCGTCGCCGGACCCGCCGGGAGCGCAGGTGTGAGCGTCTCCTTCCAGTTCGAGGGGCGGCAGATCACCGTCCAGCGCGGCGGCCGGATCCACATCGCCGACGGCTAG